Proteins encoded in a region of the Dethiobacter alkaliphilus AHT 1 genome:
- the mfd gene encoding transcription-repair coupling factor, protein EVFFMLREVAAELLALPSLQPLLEGLKVKSRYQLVYGLDESARTMLMAALRLHTDRPVLIVTPDQTHAGRIYEDMLSVFKDEDVYLFPGKELLYYSNLFSESGDAAAQRIAAMKRLARGDNIVVVATVSAMVTKMPPFAPWQEACFTLRPDDDIPIDELLGKLVDGGYERVEMVDVQGQVSVRGGIVDIYPAGEPYPYRIEFFGETVDSIRRFDPESQRSRERVDLLELTPARELVVTAAERKNALSALAKEDAKLSEQLAKGVRTEAEGKLQERLAEHMEKIREEVYFPGMEQYLLYFYDQAAKITDYFPDNTLLFIDEPQRCENTAEQLVREIGEMQSTLFAQGDLPARSADMVWSYKSLLANLLTQLVAFSLFAHSSDHHPYRRSVSLSAKPVPKFLGQWDLFGEEVGQWRRQGYRVVILTSSRQRSTGIVEVLAEKNIPAHYTLSEPDLAQRSVTLLHGSLESGFVLPEIKLVLLTEQDILPQKKKKRRIKGKEGVRVGDYQELQVGDFVVHEQHGIGQYLGLRTLDVGGTQRDYLYIQYSGNDKLYIPIEQIDVVRKYIGVEGKKPKMSALGGGEWSRVKARVQASVQELAKELLALYAARETEPGHAFSPDHSWQKDFEAAFPYEETPDQLQAIAEVKQDMEKSTVTDRLLCGDVGYGKTEVALRGAFKAVMDDKQAAFLVPTTVLAQQHYHNFVERLEGFPVNVGILSRFQSPAEQKETIKGLKEGTIDLVVGTHRILSKDIRFRDLGFLVVDEEQRFGVRHKERIKMLKKNLDVLTMTATPIPRTLHMSLVGVRDMSVIETPPEDRYPIQTYVLEYSDALIREAVMRELNRGGQVYFVHNRVQSINRWAAKLQELMPEVRLAVAHGQMPEDRLEKVMMGFLEGEYDVLLSTTIVEAGLDIPNVNTIIIQDADKFGLAQLYQLRGRVGRSNRIAYAYLTYQKDKVLTEVAEKRLQAIKEFTELGSGFKIAMRDLEIRGAGNILGPEQHGFMMAVGFDLYVKLLEDAIRTYKGQEEDTRQEPRIEIQADAYLPASYISDARQKIVFYQKVAAVESVEQVLEAKEELCDRYGPLPAAAENLLNVAHVKLLARELYVSSVSEEKGEIQIRFTKDFTLSGDLLLKLSKQFKGRLTAGTGKQFILAFRLNTRSAGERLLFILELFDELKKLAIKDNIHL, encoded by the coding sequence GGAGGTATTTTTCATGCTTAGAGAAGTTGCTGCAGAGCTGCTGGCCTTGCCCTCACTGCAACCCCTGCTGGAGGGATTAAAGGTTAAAAGCCGCTACCAGCTTGTCTACGGACTCGATGAAAGCGCCCGCACCATGCTGATGGCGGCACTGAGGCTCCATACAGACAGGCCGGTATTAATTGTAACCCCGGATCAAACCCATGCCGGCAGAATATATGAAGATATGCTCTCGGTTTTTAAAGATGAGGATGTTTACCTTTTTCCCGGCAAAGAACTGCTTTATTACAGCAATCTTTTTTCGGAGAGCGGTGATGCGGCGGCGCAAAGAATAGCTGCCATGAAACGTCTGGCCCGTGGCGATAATATTGTGGTGGTGGCCACCGTGTCCGCCATGGTAACCAAGATGCCTCCCTTTGCACCCTGGCAGGAGGCTTGTTTCACTTTACGCCCCGATGATGATATCCCCATTGATGAATTGCTGGGAAAGCTGGTGGATGGCGGATATGAACGGGTGGAAATGGTGGATGTGCAGGGTCAGGTCTCTGTGCGCGGCGGCATTGTTGATATTTACCCCGCCGGGGAACCGTATCCCTACCGGATTGAGTTCTTCGGAGAAACGGTGGACTCCATCCGTCGCTTTGATCCGGAGAGTCAGCGTTCCCGGGAACGGGTGGATCTGTTAGAGCTGACTCCGGCGCGGGAGTTGGTGGTGACGGCGGCGGAACGTAAAAACGCCCTTTCGGCCCTGGCCAAAGAAGATGCCAAGCTCTCGGAGCAGTTGGCCAAAGGAGTGCGCACCGAGGCGGAAGGAAAGCTGCAGGAAAGACTGGCGGAACATATGGAAAAAATCCGTGAGGAAGTGTATTTCCCCGGGATGGAGCAGTATCTGCTATACTTTTATGACCAGGCGGCCAAAATAACCGATTATTTTCCCGATAATACCCTGCTTTTTATTGATGAGCCTCAGCGCTGTGAAAATACCGCGGAACAGTTGGTCCGTGAAATCGGCGAAATGCAAAGTACGCTGTTTGCCCAGGGCGACCTTCCGGCACGGTCGGCAGATATGGTCTGGTCATATAAGAGTTTGCTGGCCAATCTGCTTACCCAATTGGTGGCCTTTTCCCTTTTTGCCCACAGCAGTGACCATCATCCCTACCGTCGCAGCGTTTCACTCAGTGCCAAACCGGTGCCGAAATTTTTGGGTCAGTGGGACTTATTTGGAGAAGAGGTGGGCCAATGGCGCCGGCAGGGCTACCGCGTGGTGATTCTTACTTCCTCCAGGCAGCGCAGCACCGGTATTGTGGAGGTGTTGGCGGAAAAAAATATTCCGGCCCATTATACCCTCTCAGAGCCGGATTTGGCCCAGCGTTCGGTAACGCTTTTGCACGGCAGCCTGGAGAGCGGTTTTGTGTTGCCGGAGATAAAGTTGGTGCTGTTAACCGAGCAGGATATCCTGCCGCAAAAGAAAAAGAAACGCCGCATCAAAGGTAAAGAAGGGGTGCGGGTCGGCGACTATCAGGAGCTGCAGGTCGGTGATTTTGTGGTGCATGAGCAGCACGGCATCGGCCAATACCTGGGCTTGCGTACCCTGGATGTGGGCGGAACGCAACGGGACTATCTTTATATCCAATATTCCGGCAATGATAAATTATATATTCCCATAGAGCAGATTGATGTGGTTCGCAAATATATCGGCGTGGAAGGGAAAAAGCCTAAAATGTCTGCGCTGGGCGGCGGAGAGTGGAGCCGCGTCAAAGCCCGGGTACAGGCGTCGGTACAGGAGTTGGCCAAGGAGTTATTGGCGCTCTATGCCGCCCGGGAAACGGAACCGGGCCATGCCTTTTCCCCCGACCATTCCTGGCAGAAAGATTTTGAAGCGGCCTTTCCCTACGAAGAGACACCGGATCAGCTGCAGGCCATTGCCGAAGTAAAGCAGGATATGGAAAAGAGTACCGTTACCGATCGGCTGCTATGCGGTGATGTGGGCTATGGAAAAACGGAAGTGGCTCTGCGCGGAGCCTTTAAGGCTGTAATGGACGACAAGCAGGCCGCATTTCTGGTGCCCACCACGGTGTTGGCCCAGCAGCATTATCATAACTTCGTAGAAAGGCTGGAAGGGTTTCCCGTTAATGTGGGCATTTTAAGCCGCTTCCAGAGCCCGGCGGAGCAGAAAGAAACCATCAAGGGGTTAAAAGAAGGCACCATTGACCTGGTGGTGGGAACACACCGTATTCTCTCCAAGGATATTCGCTTCCGTGACCTGGGCTTTTTGGTGGTGGATGAGGAGCAGCGCTTTGGTGTGCGCCATAAAGAGCGGATTAAGATGCTTAAGAAAAATCTGGATGTACTGACCATGACCGCCACCCCCATACCCCGCACCCTGCATATGTCTTTGGTGGGCGTGCGGGACATGAGTGTAATTGAAACCCCGCCGGAAGACCGCTATCCTATTCAGACCTATGTGCTGGAGTATTCCGATGCCCTGATCCGGGAAGCGGTGATGCGGGAGCTGAACCGCGGCGGGCAGGTATATTTTGTGCATAACCGGGTGCAGAGTATTAACCGCTGGGCGGCTAAGCTGCAGGAGCTGATGCCGGAAGTGCGGCTGGCGGTGGCCCATGGCCAGATGCCGGAGGACCGGCTGGAGAAAGTGATGATGGGCTTTTTGGAAGGTGAATATGATGTGCTTTTATCCACCACCATAGTGGAGGCGGGCCTTGATATCCCCAATGTAAATACCATTATTATTCAGGATGCCGATAAATTCGGCCTGGCTCAGCTTTATCAGCTGCGCGGCCGGGTGGGACGCTCCAACCGCATTGCCTATGCTTATCTCACTTACCAGAAAGATAAGGTGCTCACCGAGGTGGCGGAAAAAAGGCTGCAGGCCATTAAAGAATTTACCGAACTGGGATCCGGCTTTAAGATTGCCATGCGGGATTTGGAAATTCGGGGCGCCGGCAATATCCTGGGACCGGAACAGCACGGGTTTATGATGGCGGTTGGCTTTGATTTGTATGTTAAGCTGCTGGAGGATGCCATCCGCACTTATAAAGGACAGGAAGAAGATACCCGGCAGGAACCGCGCATTGAGATTCAGGCCGATGCCTATTTGCCCGCCAGCTATATCTCCGATGCCAGGCAAAAAATCGTGTTTTATCAAAAAGTGGCGGCGGTGGAGAGTGTGGAACAAGTACTGGAGGCCAAAGAAGAACTATGCGACCGGTACGGTCCGCTGCCCGCCGCTGCCGAAAACCTGTTAAACGTAGCGCATGTAAAACTATTGGCCCGGGAATTGTATGTTTCGTCGGTCAGTGAGGAAAAAGGGGAAATTCAGATTCGTTTTACCAAGGATTTTACCCTGAGCGGGGACCTGTTGCTCAAGCTGTCTAAACAGTTTAAGGGGCGTCTCACCGCCGGAACGGGAAAGCAGTTTATCCTGGCCTTCCGTTTGAACACACGCTCTGCCGGCGAGCGGTTGCTGTTTATTTTGGAACTATTTGACGAACTGAAAAAGCTTGCAATTAAAGATAATATTCACTTATAA
- a CDS encoding SurA N-terminal domain-containing protein, with amino-acid sequence MFFRQKRVLTGVLAVLLLAMLVVAGCGGNSAANTVANVNGEEITRAELDAYMNVLALFMPELQQMLESEELRGMIEGEILSVMVQNVVVEQAAKDLGLSVSDEELQAEYEEFRAMMGGMSDEDFQEVLKEYDINEEDLKQSLRADVYVDKLEQHFASDITDEDIQAFIDENPSFGRQPATLELSHILFDEEEEALEARERILAGEDFGDLAVELSQDPTAQNEGHPGYRGYLGDNIAEDTQDFWSDFMEGANNISEDGEVSPPVETQGGWHLIKLHARTPEVELSFEEAREDAFVALSVDLMNQHLDGVFAAAEIETTL; translated from the coding sequence ATGTTCTTCAGACAAAAACGCGTGCTCACAGGGGTGCTGGCAGTTCTTTTGCTGGCGATGCTGGTTGTGGCCGGGTGCGGCGGAAACTCTGCAGCCAATACTGTGGCCAACGTAAATGGTGAGGAAATCACCCGCGCTGAACTTGATGCGTATATGAATGTGTTGGCATTGTTTATGCCTGAGCTGCAGCAGATGCTTGAGAGCGAAGAGCTGCGGGGCATGATTGAAGGCGAGATTTTAAGTGTTATGGTACAAAACGTGGTTGTGGAACAGGCCGCCAAAGATTTGGGGTTATCCGTTTCCGATGAGGAGCTTCAGGCCGAATATGAAGAATTCAGGGCCATGATGGGCGGCATGTCTGATGAAGATTTCCAGGAAGTACTCAAAGAGTATGACATTAACGAGGAAGACCTGAAGCAATCTTTGCGTGCCGATGTCTACGTGGACAAACTGGAACAACACTTTGCTTCCGATATCACAGATGAAGACATTCAGGCTTTTATTGATGAAAATCCGTCTTTTGGCAGACAGCCTGCCACGTTGGAATTAAGCCATATCCTCTTTGATGAAGAGGAAGAGGCGCTGGAAGCGCGGGAGCGTATTCTGGCCGGTGAAGATTTTGGCGACCTGGCAGTGGAGCTTTCCCAGGATCCCACGGCACAAAATGAAGGCCATCCCGGCTATCGTGGTTACCTGGGCGATAATATTGCAGAAGACACTCAGGATTTCTGGTCAGATTTTATGGAAGGCGCCAACAACATCTCTGAAGACGGAGAAGTGTCCCCACCGGTGGAAACCCAGGGTGGCTGGCATTTGATTAAGCTGCATGCCCGCACACCGGAAGTGGAGCTTTCCTTTGAAGAAGCCCGCGAGGATGCTTTTGTTGCTTTAAGTGTGGATCTGATGAACCAGCATCTGGACGGCGTATTTGCAGCTGCTGAAATCGAAACCACGCTATAG
- the spoVT gene encoding stage V sporulation protein T, translating to MKATGIVRRIDDLGRVVIPKEIRRTLKIREGDPLEIFVDRDGEVILKKYSPIGELGDFAQEYADSLYEAMGHIALIADRDTIIAVAGAPKKEFMNKPLSPAVEQVMETRKSIHIDNTAEHKYYKDVDEDNAPKFAVEVIAPIISEGDPIGAVIFGAKDQGAKMGDLELKLVETAAGFLAKQMEQ from the coding sequence TTGAAGGCAACAGGTATAGTACGCAGGATCGATGACCTGGGACGTGTTGTCATCCCCAAAGAGATTCGCAGAACACTGAAAATCCGTGAAGGCGATCCACTGGAAATATTTGTGGACCGGGACGGTGAAGTGATTCTGAAGAAATATTCACCGATTGGTGAATTAGGCGACTTTGCACAGGAGTATGCCGATTCTCTTTATGAGGCTATGGGTCATATTGCTTTAATTGCCGACAGGGATACAATAATTGCCGTCGCAGGTGCGCCCAAGAAAGAGTTCATGAATAAACCGCTTTCTCCGGCTGTGGAACAGGTAATGGAAACGCGCAAAAGTATCCATATCGATAATACGGCGGAACATAAGTATTATAAGGATGTGGATGAGGATAATGCGCCCAAGTTTGCCGTAGAGGTCATTGCTCCCATTATTTCCGAAGGTGACCCCATCGGTGCCGTAATCTTCGGTGCCAAGGACCAAGGCGCCAAGATGGGTGATTTGGAATTGAAGCTGGTAGAAACGGCGGCCGGATTTTTGGCAAAGCAAATGGAGCAGTAA
- a CDS encoding putative polysaccharide biosynthesis protein gives MTKQSFLKGAAILTLAGISVRFVGAFFRIVLAMFIGDEGIGLFQMAYPVYSTLLAVSTAGVPIAISKLVAENLARGNYRGAYRTFRVALSILALSGFLISALLYLGAEYFAGFLTDPLAYLPLVSISPAIFLVTVMSAYRGFFQGQQQMMPTAISQIAEQLGRVVIALLLVLFLLPMGLEYAAAGASFGAAAGAFCGLLILVVVWLRQKKQFMHRLKRQRVKDDENIRAIIYRIFALSVPITLGSLVMPLITLVDLSIVPQQLNAAGFDTIRARALYGQLTGMATPIIHIPTIITVALAISLVPAMSEALALRKNSLVRERSYLAVRMTLLLGIPSAVGLYLLAEPITVLLFDNAEAGQVLAVLSLGVVFLTLYQTTSAILQGLGRTMDPVITLFWGALIKTGLTWYLTASPQLHIRGAALATVIGFGIAAILNVQRVQRLADMPLRPVETLLKPLVASVGMAVAVLSIYSNFDLLHSFLSPSAAEKGVTLVAIIVGALAYAVLLFLLGGIRREDLLLLPKIGEPLVRLAEKFHLLRG, from the coding sequence TTGACAAAGCAATCTTTTCTTAAAGGTGCGGCAATTTTAACACTGGCCGGTATTTCCGTGCGCTTTGTAGGCGCTTTTTTCCGCATTGTCCTGGCCATGTTCATCGGGGATGAAGGCATTGGCCTTTTCCAGATGGCATATCCGGTTTACAGCACACTGCTGGCCGTTTCCACCGCCGGAGTGCCCATTGCCATTTCCAAGCTGGTGGCGGAAAACCTGGCCCGCGGTAATTATCGCGGGGCATACAGGACTTTTCGTGTGGCCCTTTCTATCCTGGCTCTCTCCGGCTTTCTGATTTCGGCACTGCTCTATCTGGGAGCTGAATATTTTGCGGGATTTCTTACCGACCCGCTGGCTTATCTGCCGCTGGTCAGTATTTCACCGGCTATTTTCCTGGTGACAGTGATGTCTGCTTACCGCGGTTTCTTTCAGGGGCAGCAGCAGATGATGCCCACCGCCATCTCGCAGATTGCCGAACAATTGGGACGGGTGGTTATCGCCCTCCTGCTGGTGCTGTTTTTGTTACCTATGGGCCTGGAGTATGCCGCTGCCGGGGCCAGCTTCGGCGCTGCTGCCGGTGCATTTTGCGGCCTGTTAATCCTGGTTGTGGTCTGGTTAAGGCAGAAAAAACAGTTTATGCACCGTCTAAAGAGGCAACGCGTTAAAGATGACGAAAACATTCGTGCCATTATTTACCGGATTTTTGCCCTGTCTGTACCCATTACTTTAGGAAGCCTGGTAATGCCCTTGATTACCCTGGTGGATTTATCCATTGTGCCGCAGCAGCTAAATGCCGCCGGTTTTGATACTATCCGCGCCAGGGCACTTTATGGTCAGCTAACAGGCATGGCCACCCCCATTATACATATTCCCACCATTATTACCGTTGCTCTGGCCATATCTTTGGTTCCCGCAATGTCTGAAGCTTTGGCCTTAAGGAAAAACAGTCTGGTGCGGGAAAGGTCGTATCTGGCTGTACGGATGACGCTATTATTGGGAATTCCATCCGCTGTGGGGTTGTATCTGTTGGCTGAACCTATAACGGTATTATTATTCGATAATGCGGAAGCGGGCCAGGTTCTGGCGGTGCTGTCCCTGGGAGTGGTTTTTTTAACCCTGTATCAGACCACATCCGCCATATTGCAGGGATTGGGCCGGACCATGGACCCGGTAATTACCCTGTTTTGGGGTGCGTTAATTAAAACCGGGCTTACCTGGTACTTAACGGCTTCCCCGCAGTTACATATCAGAGGCGCTGCCCTGGCTACGGTGATAGGCTTTGGGATAGCGGCCATTCTTAACGTGCAGCGCGTTCAGCGTCTGGCAGATATGCCGCTGCGCCCGGTGGAGACGCTATTAAAGCCGCTGGTTGCCTCGGTGGGTATGGCGGTGGCTGTGCTGAGTATTTACAGTAATTTTGACCTGCTGCACTCATTTTTGAGCCCCTCTGCAGCGGAAAAAGGAGTGACGCTGGTTGCCATCATTGTCGGTGCCCTGGCTTATGCTGTATTGCTTTTTCTGCTGGGCGGAATACGGCGGGAAGATCTGCTCCTGCTGCCTAAAATCGGTGAGCCGTTGGTGCGGTTGGCCGAAAAATTCCATTTACTGCGAGGTTAA